A genomic segment from Rubrobacter tropicus encodes:
- a CDS encoding Crp/Fnr family transcriptional regulator codes for MDVDPSLSEYTKLQEEECRSLLRLMEEMGIATADRTYRPGDAVYREGEYGDALYVLVSGIVKLFRPYSGTKEATLRLLRSWDIFGHLAFAGEARQRAYAEAVTECRVTKIPKVFVERAVRQEPRVAFKIMTLLELRLVQYEELVKCLLPRETEVRLANLLPILAQKFGERNNGVVTIDLRLTHQDLAAMVASTRESVTKVLNDMRNRDLIVVDSGRITLKDSRALAKLSGP; via the coding sequence ATGGACGTGGATCCTTCCCTGTCGGAATACACCAAGCTGCAGGAGGAGGAGTGTCGCTCGCTCCTGCGCCTGATGGAAGAGATGGGCATAGCCACGGCCGATCGGACCTACAGGCCCGGTGACGCCGTCTACCGCGAGGGCGAGTACGGCGACGCTCTGTACGTGCTCGTCTCCGGCATCGTGAAGCTCTTCCGCCCGTACTCCGGGACCAAAGAGGCGACGCTCCGGCTGTTGAGATCGTGGGACATCTTCGGGCACCTCGCCTTCGCCGGCGAGGCCCGCCAGCGCGCCTACGCCGAGGCCGTAACCGAGTGCAGGGTCACCAAGATCCCGAAGGTCTTCGTGGAGCGGGCCGTCCGGCAGGAGCCGCGGGTGGCGTTCAAGATCATGACCCTCCTCGAGCTGCGCCTCGTCCAGTACGAAGAACTGGTCAAGTGCCTGCTCCCCCGCGAGACGGAGGTCCGGCTCGCCAACCTGCTTCCCATCCTGGCCCAGAAGTTCGGCGAGCGCAACAACGGCGTCGTCACCATAGACCTCCGCCTCACCCACCAGGACCTGGCCGCGATGGTCGCCTCGACCCGCGAGTCCGTCACCAAAGTCCTGAACGACATGCGAAACCGCGACCTCATAGTCGTCGACTCGGGACGCATCACGCTCAAGGACTCGCGCGCCCTCGCGAAACTGAGCGGACCGTAG
- the uppP gene encoding undecaprenyl-diphosphatase UppP, translating to MLELFQAVLLGVVQGLTEFLPVSSSGHLLLGQYFLGLDQERFGLSFDVALHMGTLLAVVSYFWRDLLRMAFAFFRSFSHRDLSNDADQRMAYLIIAATVPAAGIGYFLEPFFEGPVVRSPWVVVFNFVLIGTLFIVGEAVGSRTRRASKLGFGEAVGIGFAQAAALVPGVSRSGGTITLGLFLGLRREEAARFSFLMSVPIIAGAGGLQVGEVISRGMSFSQMLLFVVGFVTSAAVGYVTIRFLLNYLTRHSLRAFAFYRFAVAGIVTILLLIGLGGF from the coding sequence TTGCTGGAGCTTTTTCAGGCGGTACTTCTCGGCGTCGTGCAGGGGCTAACAGAGTTTCTGCCCGTGTCGAGCTCGGGGCATCTGTTGTTGGGGCAATATTTCCTGGGGTTGGACCAGGAGCGCTTCGGGCTATCTTTCGACGTAGCGCTTCACATGGGGACGCTCCTCGCCGTCGTCTCGTACTTCTGGCGTGACCTGTTGCGGATGGCCTTCGCGTTCTTCCGCTCGTTCTCTCACCGGGACCTCAGTAACGACGCCGACCAGAGGATGGCCTACCTCATCATCGCCGCGACGGTGCCGGCGGCCGGGATCGGGTACTTTCTGGAGCCGTTCTTCGAGGGGCCGGTCGTCCGCTCGCCGTGGGTCGTCGTCTTCAACTTCGTGCTGATCGGTACCCTGTTTATCGTCGGGGAGGCTGTCGGGTCCCGGACGCGGCGGGCGTCGAAGCTCGGGTTCGGCGAGGCTGTGGGCATCGGGTTCGCGCAGGCGGCGGCGCTGGTGCCCGGGGTTTCGCGGTCGGGGGGGACCATAACGCTCGGTCTGTTTCTGGGGCTCAGGCGGGAGGAGGCAGCCCGGTTCTCGTTTCTGATGAGCGTGCCGATCATCGCGGGGGCCGGCGGGTTGCAGGTGGGGGAGGTGATCTCACGCGGCATGAGCTTCTCCCAGATGCTACTTTTCGTGGTCGGCTTCGTTACCTCGGCTGCTGTCGGGTACGTGACGATCCGGTTCCTGCTCAACTACCTGACGCGGCACAGCCTGCGGGCCTTCGCGTTCTACCGCTTCGCGGTCGCCGGCATCGTGACGATCCTGCTCCTGATCGGCCTCGGAGGCTTTTGA
- the pheA gene encoding prephenate dehydratase gives MEVAGRKGAIDEAEMAELRAGIDAVDAEIVRLLDRRASFARRIGEFKQQRGMAVYAPARERVVLDRVTALGEGAFPKRGLEAVFREIISSSVSLETSLKVAYLGPEATFTHEAALRSFGTSIELQPQTTVAEVFARVERGEAEHGVVPVENSMEGAVTHTLDELMNSPLKVCGEVYLPVSQNLISAEESPDKVSLVCSHPMALAQAASWLRRELPGARLEEVESTAEAARRASVQPGVAAVGSALAAEAHGLKVLARNIQEARTNTTRFIVLGRSWAARTGKDKTSVVFSVKDRPGVLKEALSAFASEGINLTRIESRPSRKRAWTYVFFADFKGHPDEEKVRRALEGLEEHCPYVSLIGAYPEVPPEAS, from the coding sequence GTGGAAGTAGCGGGCCGGAAGGGGGCCATTGACGAGGCCGAGATGGCCGAGTTGCGGGCAGGCATAGACGCGGTGGACGCCGAGATCGTGCGCCTGCTCGACCGGAGGGCGTCGTTCGCGCGCAGGATCGGGGAGTTCAAGCAACAGAGGGGGATGGCCGTCTACGCGCCGGCGAGGGAGCGGGTGGTCCTGGACAGGGTCACCGCCCTCGGCGAGGGCGCGTTCCCCAAGCGGGGCCTCGAGGCCGTCTTTCGCGAGATCATCTCGAGCTCCGTCTCCCTGGAGACGAGCCTGAAGGTCGCGTACCTCGGCCCGGAGGCCACGTTCACGCACGAGGCGGCCCTCAGGTCCTTCGGGACCAGCATCGAGCTCCAGCCCCAGACCACCGTCGCCGAGGTCTTCGCCAGGGTCGAGAGGGGGGAGGCCGAACACGGCGTCGTCCCCGTCGAGAACTCGATGGAAGGCGCCGTAACCCACACCCTCGACGAGCTTATGAACAGCCCGCTCAAGGTCTGCGGCGAGGTCTACCTGCCCGTCTCCCAGAACCTCATCTCAGCCGAGGAATCCCCGGACAAGGTAAGTCTCGTCTGCTCGCACCCGATGGCCCTCGCCCAGGCCGCGTCCTGGCTGCGGCGCGAGTTGCCCGGCGCGCGCCTGGAAGAGGTCGAGTCGACCGCCGAGGCCGCCCGCCGGGCGTCGGTGCAGCCGGGGGTGGCGGCCGTCGGGAGCGCGCTCGCGGCCGAGGCCCACGGCCTGAAGGTGCTGGCGCGCAACATCCAGGAGGCCAGGACCAACACCACGCGGTTCATAGTTCTCGGGCGCTCGTGGGCCGCCCGGACCGGGAAGGACAAGACCAGCGTGGTCTTCTCCGTCAAGGACAGGCCCGGCGTGCTCAAGGAGGCGCTCTCCGCGTTCGCGTCGGAGGGGATCAACCTCACCCGCATCGAGAGCCGCCCGAGCCGCAAGCGGGCCTGGACCTACGTCTTTTTCGCGGACTTCAAGGGGCATCCGGACGAGGAGAAGGTCAGGCGCGCGCTCGAAGGGCTGGAAGAGCATTGCCCTTACGTGAGCCTGATCGGGGCCTACCCGGAGGTCCCGCCCGAGGCCTCCTGA
- a CDS encoding helix-turn-helix transcriptional regulator, producing the protein MVRKLRLEKDLSQEGLAELCGLHRNYIGAIERAERTPSIVTADKLARALGTTLSEVFSELERNLDQGRDSWFS; encoded by the coding sequence TTGGTACGCAAACTTCGTCTGGAGAAAGACCTGTCCCAGGAAGGGTTGGCCGAGTTATGCGGCCTCCACCGCAACTACATAGGGGCAATAGAGAGGGCCGAGAGGACGCCTTCTATAGTCACAGCGGACAAGCTGGCGCGAGCCCTCGGGACCACGCTGTCGGAGGTCTTCTCGGAGCTTGAGCGAAACCTGGACCAAGGCCGCGACTCTTGGTTCTCTTGA
- a CDS encoding zinc ribbon domain-containing protein has product MTEEIGAGQPRFCGRCGAPRSQRDIFCTSCGEQLDYANTREEGSASAVGRRASSGGGAEKGSAVKEAQAKQSNAGFDWTPVGRELKNVGSDLLRETDFMLGNIVVVCVYFLSGFVAFGSLFGWVVAGALGEFFWYLPVSFLLSATVFAVCFVYLRSKVGSRRWKSGFYKGWFGQRD; this is encoded by the coding sequence ATGACTGAGGAGATAGGAGCTGGGCAACCACGGTTTTGCGGGCGCTGCGGGGCTCCAAGAAGTCAGAGAGACATCTTCTGTACCTCTTGCGGGGAGCAGCTCGATTACGCCAACACGAGAGAGGAAGGTTCGGCGTCTGCTGTTGGTAGGCGTGCGTCCTCGGGCGGCGGTGCCGAAAAGGGTAGCGCAGTCAAGGAGGCACAGGCCAAACAATCCAACGCCGGTTTCGACTGGACGCCGGTGGGTCGGGAACTCAAGAACGTGGGATCGGATCTGCTTCGGGAGACCGATTTTATGTTGGGCAACATCGTCGTAGTTTGCGTCTATTTTCTCTCGGGATTCGTCGCTTTCGGGTCCCTCTTCGGCTGGGTGGTGGCGGGCGCACTCGGGGAGTTCTTCTGGTACCTGCCGGTTTCGTTTCTGCTCTCCGCCACGGTGTTCGCGGTTTGCTTCGTCTATTTGAGGAGCAAGGTAGGGTCGCGCAGGTGGAAGAGCGGCTTCTACAAAGGCTGGTTCGGCCAAAGGGACTAG
- a CDS encoding zinc ribbon domain-containing protein — MNRDNRTAYCGQCGNAVEPGDRFCGTCGAAVATGASDDTQVIPRSVAAAQGVAHTNRRGRRRWVNMAAVSLILLLGIGAITALAIGGGPEFLGMSDQQPADDREVDLPKGDKSVAGQRAVSADSPPDPAFEHLLPSIEGTTDAPVMLSAELPDDMDLPAIDGYYSGDGYGIVFPYGPSETTTMASNADTLGTLTVYPEDEDVANEYFDAERIDEVALPDGTKATLRYMVPAGRAGSQGPFWEGKFDKAGFTYNLKVVKPNEVGEEEVRQALSTMVLVPEAGGQEPSWMSDGEISSLEEFGREYDEAVRREDWEETYEMLDGSSQEEFTEDEWAEGQQALADESGVPASLESVSVTQEEEATDVPVDVNLAYEDGSQETILAGIPLVMEDPADSGGPRRYLTEEEISELDGLLTSSEPTTFSSPEPTTQEPTDFGVSPGGEDEVREAVEQYYYAVDYESWDTTYYNLDAESKALFTEEEWIAKNRWYAEIEGLELDSMSVDVTMDGEERAEVTVDRTFADGTSITRDTVFVWEGYWRHHLTEEEKEIFMPGVPYEEFVEAQ; from the coding sequence ATGAACCGAGACAACCGTACCGCTTACTGCGGGCAGTGCGGCAACGCCGTCGAGCCGGGAGACAGGTTCTGCGGGACGTGCGGGGCTGCGGTAGCCACGGGCGCTTCGGACGATACACAAGTGATTCCGAGGTCGGTCGCGGCGGCCCAGGGTGTCGCCCACACGAACAGGCGCGGGAGACGGCGGTGGGTCAACATGGCGGCGGTCTCGCTCATCCTGTTGCTAGGAATCGGAGCCATCACCGCCCTGGCTATAGGAGGCGGGCCAGAATTCTTGGGCATGTCCGATCAACAACCAGCAGATGACCGTGAAGTCGATCTTCCCAAAGGCGACAAAAGCGTCGCCGGCCAGAGAGCTGTCTCGGCGGATTCGCCTCCCGACCCTGCTTTCGAGCACCTCCTTCCTTCTATCGAAGGAACGACGGACGCTCCCGTAATGCTGTCCGCCGAGCTTCCAGACGACATGGACCTGCCTGCCATCGACGGCTATTACAGCGGCGACGGGTACGGGATCGTCTTCCCGTATGGGCCCTCCGAGACCACCACCATGGCGAGCAATGCTGACACCCTGGGCACTCTGACCGTCTACCCCGAAGACGAAGACGTGGCGAACGAATACTTCGACGCCGAGAGGATCGATGAGGTCGCCCTGCCGGATGGCACGAAGGCCACCTTGAGATACATGGTGCCAGCGGGGAGGGCTGGGTCCCAGGGACCGTTCTGGGAGGGCAAGTTCGACAAGGCCGGCTTCACCTACAACCTCAAGGTGGTGAAACCGAACGAAGTCGGAGAGGAAGAGGTCAGGCAGGCCCTCTCGACGATGGTGTTGGTGCCGGAGGCGGGCGGGCAGGAACCCTCCTGGATGTCGGACGGAGAGATCTCGTCGCTTGAGGAGTTCGGACGCGAGTACGACGAGGCCGTCAGGCGCGAAGATTGGGAAGAGACCTACGAGATGCTGGACGGGTCCTCCCAGGAGGAGTTTACGGAAGACGAGTGGGCAGAGGGTCAGCAGGCCCTGGCAGACGAGAGTGGCGTTCCTGCCTCTCTGGAGTCGGTCAGTGTCACGCAAGAGGAGGAGGCGACGGACGTTCCCGTCGACGTCAACCTCGCCTACGAGGACGGCTCCCAGGAGACCATTCTGGCGGGCATACCCCTGGTCATGGAGGACCCCGCCGATTCGGGAGGGCCGAGGCGCTACCTGACGGAGGAGGAGATCTCAGAGCTGGATGGTCTCTTAACGTCTTCGGAACCGACCACGTTCAGCAGCCCGGAGCCCACCACCCAAGAACCCACGGACTTCGGCGTCAGTCCCGGAGGGGAGGACGAGGTGCGAGAGGCGGTGGAACAATACTACTACGCGGTCGATTACGAGTCGTGGGACACCACCTACTACAACCTCGACGCGGAATCGAAGGCGCTGTTCACGGAAGAGGAGTGGATAGCGAAGAACCGTTGGTACGCCGAGATCGAGGGCTTAGAACTCGACTCCATGAGCGTGGACGTGACGATGGACGGGGAGGAGCGGGCCGAGGTCACGGTCGACAGGACCTTCGCTGATGGCACGTCGATCACAAGGGACACCGTCTTCGTTTGGGAGGGCTACTGGAGGCACCACCTCACCGAGGAGGAAAAGGAGATCTTCATGCCCGGCGTTCCCTACGAGGAGTTCGTCGAAGCCCAGTAA
- a CDS encoding cyclic-phosphate processing receiver domain-containing protein, with translation METRNQNAAESPVRLWLDDLRPVPDGWTWVKTVEEAVSLIENGRVAEASLDHDLGEGTQEGHRLVLWMAEHGLWPSEAISVHSSNPPGAERMCAVIERYGPYRRIRGTRRFVAVM, from the coding sequence ATGGAAACGAGGAATCAGAACGCGGCGGAGTCTCCGGTGAGGCTGTGGCTCGACGACCTGCGTCCCGTGCCCGACGGTTGGACGTGGGTCAAAACGGTGGAGGAGGCCGTCTCCCTTATCGAGAACGGCCGGGTCGCCGAAGCCTCGCTCGACCACGACCTCGGGGAGGGGACGCAGGAGGGGCACCGCCTCGTCCTGTGGATGGCAGAGCACGGCCTTTGGCCCTCGGAAGCCATATCCGTGCATTCCTCCAATCCGCCGGGCGCGGAGAGGATGTGCGCAGTCATAGAGAGGTACGGTCCTTATCGCAGGATTCGGGGCACGAGGAGGTTCGTGGCGGTTATGTAG
- the trxB gene encoding thioredoxin-disulfide reductase produces MVERVRDTVVVGSGPAGYTAALYASRARLDTLVFQGFESGGQMMLASEVENYPGFGSGVMGPDLMDEFEEQAARFGAEMRPENVERVDLRERPFRLWSEGEEEPVLARSVVVATGAKPKRLGVDGELRFFGKGVSGCATCDAFFFRGKKVAVVGGGDTAMEEALHLARYASEVLIVHRGEALRASRIMLERAKENPRIGFVAGAVEEIVGDGSVKGVWLRTPGGPERFLRVDGLFVAVGQRPASDLFRGQVEIDEDGYVVLKRQTMTSVPGVFAAGEVADKSYRQVATAVGSGCMAAIDAQRWLEADIRSL; encoded by the coding sequence TTGGTAGAAAGAGTTCGCGACACGGTGGTCGTCGGGTCGGGTCCTGCGGGCTACACGGCCGCCCTGTACGCCTCGCGGGCGAGGCTCGATACCCTCGTTTTTCAGGGGTTCGAGTCGGGCGGTCAGATGATGCTCGCCTCCGAGGTCGAGAACTATCCCGGCTTCGGCAGCGGCGTCATGGGTCCCGATCTGATGGACGAATTCGAGGAGCAGGCGGCCCGGTTCGGCGCCGAGATGCGCCCCGAGAACGTCGAGAGGGTGGATCTTCGCGAGCGCCCCTTCAGGTTGTGGTCGGAGGGTGAAGAAGAGCCCGTGCTCGCCCGCAGCGTCGTCGTGGCGACGGGCGCGAAGCCCAAGCGCCTCGGCGTCGATGGGGAACTCCGGTTCTTCGGCAAGGGCGTCAGCGGGTGCGCGACGTGCGACGCGTTCTTCTTCAGGGGCAAGAAGGTGGCCGTCGTCGGCGGGGGCGATACTGCGATGGAGGAGGCCCTTCACCTTGCCCGGTACGCCTCGGAGGTCCTGATCGTCCACCGGGGTGAGGCGTTGAGGGCGTCCAGGATCATGCTGGAGAGGGCGAAGGAGAATCCGAGGATCGGGTTCGTCGCGGGCGCGGTGGAGGAGATAGTCGGAGACGGGTCCGTCAAAGGCGTCTGGTTACGGACGCCGGGAGGCCCGGAGCGGTTCCTGCGGGTGGACGGGCTGTTCGTTGCCGTAGGACAGAGACCGGCGAGCGACCTTTTCCGGGGCCAGGTCGAGATCGACGAGGACGGTTACGTCGTGCTGAAGAGGCAAACGATGACGAGCGTGCCCGGCGTGTTCGCCGCCGGGGAGGTCGCCGACAAGAGCTACAGGCAGGTTGCCACGGCCGTCGGATCGGGTTGCATGGCGGCCATAGACGCCCAGAGGTGGCTCGAAGCTGACATCCGTTCCCTTTAG
- a CDS encoding helix-turn-helix domain-containing protein, whose product METRRHPDGGEWTGEKLARATGGVVTRSYVTNLRKGRIESPGYEKLKAIAKAMNFPPEQWFEEGNGARPERLEEAGTVTERVRHLFATMRSPSTGKPYTDSEVARASAGDLSKEDIEGIRTGRIADPTVGQVVALADAFGVDPSYLVGRKGPPSLDAELLEALGDETVRDVARDVSRLPDREKRMALGIVRQFGEGGSAG is encoded by the coding sequence TTGGAGACGCGCCGCCACCCGGACGGCGGCGAATGGACCGGTGAGAAGCTGGCGAGGGCGACCGGGGGCGTCGTAACCCGTTCCTACGTGACGAACCTGCGGAAGGGCAGGATAGAGAGTCCGGGCTACGAGAAGCTCAAGGCCATAGCAAAGGCCATGAACTTCCCGCCGGAGCAGTGGTTCGAGGAAGGAAACGGGGCGCGTCCCGAACGGTTGGAGGAGGCCGGCACGGTGACCGAACGCGTCCGTCACCTTTTCGCGACCATGAGGAGCCCGAGTACGGGGAAGCCCTACACTGACTCCGAGGTGGCCCGCGCGAGCGCCGGTGACCTCTCGAAGGAAGACATAGAGGGAATCAGGACGGGCAGGATCGCCGACCCGACCGTTGGGCAGGTAGTGGCACTTGCCGACGCGTTCGGCGTCGATCCCTCGTACCTGGTCGGGCGCAAGGGGCCGCCGTCCCTGGACGCCGAGCTGTTGGAGGCTTTGGGAGACGAGACGGTTCGGGACGTAGCCAGGGACGTTTCGCGGCTACCCGACCGCGAGAAACGGATGGCGCTCGGAATCGTGCGACAGTTCGGTGAAGGCGGGTCTGCGGGTTAG
- a CDS encoding response regulator: protein MKDGAGPFRVLVADDHPLFRRAFGAMISAEEGLEAVGEAEDGLEAVELCRELRPDLILMDLSMPRMGGLEATREIKGSFPETVVLIVTADDSEDLMLEAIRAGAAGYVLKIERPERLVSAARAALAGESPIDAGLAGRLVRRIAAEGEEGMNGRPELAFATPTVPLTPREIEVLGLVVTGKTNRLIAGELHMSLSTVKRHLERVVKKLGVSDRTQAAVRAMELGLISG, encoded by the coding sequence ATGAAGGACGGGGCAGGACCTTTTCGCGTTCTCGTCGCCGACGACCATCCGCTGTTCAGGAGGGCTTTCGGTGCCATGATCTCTGCAGAGGAAGGTTTGGAGGCCGTGGGTGAGGCCGAAGACGGGCTGGAAGCCGTCGAGTTGTGCCGTGAACTGCGCCCGGACCTTATCCTGATGGACCTCTCGATGCCGAGGATGGGCGGCCTTGAGGCCACGCGCGAGATAAAGGGAAGCTTTCCTGAGACCGTCGTACTGATCGTGACCGCAGACGACTCCGAGGACCTCATGCTGGAGGCGATACGGGCCGGGGCCGCAGGGTACGTCCTCAAGATCGAGAGGCCCGAGCGCCTGGTTTCGGCCGCCCGTGCGGCGCTCGCCGGGGAGTCGCCCATCGACGCTGGCCTCGCCGGACGGCTGGTGCGTCGCATCGCGGCAGAGGGCGAGGAGGGCATGAACGGGCGACCCGAACTCGCCTTCGCAACACCGACCGTGCCGCTCACCCCGCGCGAGATAGAGGTGCTCGGGCTGGTGGTTACGGGAAAGACCAACCGCCTGATAGCCGGAGAACTGCACATGAGCCTCTCCACGGTGAAGAGGCACCTCGAACGGGTCGTCAAGAAGCTGGGCGTCTCCGACCGCACGCAGGCCGCCGTTAGGGCCATGGAGTTGGGACTGATTTCGGGGTAG
- a CDS encoding thermonuclease family protein, with protein MGNLLARIGALSTAAKVLLAFAALLLLVLCIVASPLMVVLAFLALVVAIFALIIRILRRRPLRTWGIIAGSSLVLVLAFSGISGALYGGGQEQAGSTGQDEQAAVAPKPKPTEEKKAKPAPKPEEDEDEGRYDATATVTRVVDGDTVEIEPAVDGVEDVRLIGVDTPETVDPSEDVEPYGPESSNYATSVLEGEKVELEFDEERTDQYGRLLAYVYLAGDEMFNGELVEGGYAQVYTVDPNARYEERFRAFQEEARDANLGIWGLSEDDQCELADRGNGIGDGTPGCEERREPAPRPAPEPEPQPEPEPVPQPEPKPEPSSPDASASASPDPAPAPAPSSGDLDCSDFDTQEEAQAVYDQDTSDPNGLDGPQGESYTGDPGVACEDLPPGGSEASPTSSASPTSSASPSASSPAPSGGGGAPSGGGDIDCDEVDGPIPTPPGDPDGLDGDGDGLACE; from the coding sequence TTGGGCAACTTGCTTGCGAGGATTGGTGCCCTCTCGACCGCCGCGAAGGTGTTGCTCGCTTTCGCGGCCCTTCTCTTGCTCGTCCTCTGCATCGTGGCGAGTCCCCTGATGGTGGTCCTGGCGTTCCTGGCGCTCGTCGTCGCCATCTTCGCCCTGATTATTCGTATCCTTCGGCGGAGGCCGCTTAGGACGTGGGGCATTATTGCCGGGTCCTCGCTCGTACTAGTCCTCGCGTTCAGTGGCATATCGGGAGCCCTTTACGGCGGTGGTCAAGAACAGGCTGGCTCGACGGGGCAGGACGAGCAAGCAGCCGTCGCGCCGAAGCCCAAGCCCACCGAGGAGAAGAAGGCCAAGCCAGCGCCGAAGCCGGAAGAGGACGAAGACGAAGGCCGCTACGACGCCACGGCCACGGTAACGAGGGTCGTTGACGGCGACACCGTAGAGATAGAGCCGGCCGTGGACGGAGTGGAGGACGTGCGCCTGATCGGGGTGGACACCCCGGAGACCGTGGACCCGAGCGAAGACGTAGAGCCCTACGGACCCGAGTCCTCAAACTACGCGACCTCCGTGCTCGAAGGCGAGAAGGTAGAGCTGGAGTTCGACGAGGAGAGGACCGACCAGTACGGGCGGCTCTTAGCCTACGTTTACCTGGCGGGCGACGAGATGTTCAACGGGGAGCTCGTGGAGGGCGGCTACGCCCAGGTCTACACCGTCGATCCGAACGCGAGGTACGAGGAGCGCTTCCGGGCGTTCCAGGAGGAGGCCAGGGACGCGAACCTCGGCATCTGGGGCCTCTCCGAGGACGACCAGTGCGAGCTGGCCGACCGGGGCAACGGCATAGGCGACGGTACTCCAGGTTGTGAGGAACGACGGGAACCCGCGCCTCGTCCCGCCCCAGAACCAGAGCCGCAGCCGGAACCCGAGCCTGTTCCACAACCCGAACCGAAACCCGAACCTTCCTCCCCGGACGCGTCAGCCTCGGCAAGTCCCGATCCTGCGCCCGCACCGGCTCCCTCCTCTGGTGACCTCGACTGCTCGGACTTCGACACCCAGGAGGAGGCGCAGGCCGTCTACGATCAGGACACCTCCGACCCGAATGGACTGGACGGTCCACAGGGAGAAAGCTACACGGGAGATCCGGGCGTGGCCTGCGAGGACCTGCCGCCGGGCGGGTCGGAAGCCTCGCCCACGTCCTCAGCGAGCCCGACGTCTTCCGCCTCACCGAGCGCCTCGTCGCCGGCACCCAGCGGCGGCGGAGGGGCACCCTCTGGGGGAGGAGACATAGACTGCGACGAGGTGGACGGGCCGATCCCGACCCCGCCGGGAGATCCCGACGGCCTGGACGGCGACGGCGACGGTTTGGCGTGCGAATAG
- a CDS encoding DUF3892 domain-containing protein: MAGKRKVVDARQDHEGNISHVRLEGNRNFTDVNKAIEIAKRGGLENAHAVKKKDGGEYLRTNPDGRSGNNLDEMAQD, from the coding sequence GTGGCTGGGAAGAGGAAGGTCGTTGACGCGAGGCAAGATCACGAGGGCAACATCAGCCATGTGAGGCTCGAAGGCAATCGGAACTTCACCGACGTAAACAAGGCCATAGAGATCGCGAAGCGAGGCGGGCTGGAGAACGCCCACGCGGTCAAGAAGAAGGACGGCGGCGAGTACCTTCGCACCAACCCTGACGGCAGGTCCGGCAACAACCTGGACGAGATGGCCCAAGACTGA